DNA sequence from the Elusimicrobiota bacterium genome:
GTGGAGGGGTCAAGTATGCTTATCTTCCGATCGGAGGTCCAGCGCGTGAGATTTTTCGAAAAAAGCACTTTCAGCCAGTCCTTTATGCGGTCCTTGAACATATAGCTTATCACCACGGCAAACAGGAAAGGCAGGCTGTTCATGGTGTAGCGGTTCTGAACGTAAAAGCTGATCAGCACGGCGAACAGCATGGCGAGGCCCGCCGCCATGCTGAACAGCACCTGCGTGAGGGTTTCCCATTCTGAGGTCTCGGTTTTAAGGTAGAGAACGCTTGAAATAAATTTTTTCAAAACTCCGCGGCGGTAAATAATAACCTCGTTGCCGGTTAAATTTTCGAGCACCGAGGGGTAATTCATAGCCGCTCTGTAGCGCCCCTGCGCCACTATAACCGATACAAGTTCGTCCTCCGTCTCCTTAAGCCCTTCCCGCTCGCTTACATTTTTCCTGAGCGCGTCAAGCACCAGGGTCAGGTATTCCTCAATTATCAAACTGACATATTCGTCAAAAAAAGCGAAGGTTTCTTTTATTACCGTAGGCACGGCGGGATCGGCAACCGAGCTTTTAAGCACGGCGACAGCCGTGATCAGCTGCCTGATCTCGGCAAGAAAATTCCGCAGGCTCTCGGGCACGAATAATTGCTTTGGCTGGTCCCGCCCTTTTGGATCCGGAATCCCCGGACCAAAAGAGCGGGGCTGCTCGGCATTTTTGGCGCCGTAGGTTTTAAAGCCCTCAATAAGCGCCTTGGCGTAGTCGCGGGTCTCGCCCCTTATAACGCAGCCCAGCAGCTTGAACTCGTCATAAACGGTTTTCACAAGCTCGCGGTCCTTTGAGCCCGCAAGTATAAGCGACAACTTTTCTTTTATGCGCGTAAGCGGAGAGGTTTCAAGCGACGGATCGCAGATCTTTGAGAGGCTTACCTTTGGGGTTTTAAAACGGATATAGCGCTGTATATCGTTATAAAAATTTTCCTTTGAATAGGAATGCGGCCCGATATTAAGCGCCTTGGGCACAAAAAAATATGTCTCAACCGAATAGGTGCTCTCCAGGCCCGCGTCAAGGTCGATATCCAGCTTTATCTCAAAGCGGTGCCGGTCGTGGAATTGCACGCGCGAGTCAAAAATATCGTTTTGGTCTTCGATCATAGTTTCACGTCAGAGGATAGCGTAGTGACTCTGGCCTGTCGCGGGCCTCTGGCGTAGTCCGCGACTGAGAGGCGAGCGGTGAGAGACCTCATCATTGCGCATGTCATTTTTTGGATTTCCGTTATCGTGCTTTTCACAGCTTCACCCCTGTCAGACTTTTCAGTGTACCCCAAATTCCCGGCGATTTCCATAAAAGTATCCAGCTCCGCCAGCGAACCGCTGGCAATATTAAGGAAGTGCAGGAACTCTTTGGTGCCGCTTCGCGTCCAGCCCTCCGCTATATTGGCCGGCACGGAAGCCGCCGCCCTGCGCATCTGGTTCACCAGCCCAAACCTTTCCTCTTGGGGAAAAACACCGCTTAGTGCATAAACATCTCTGGTAAGAACAATACCTTTTTTCCAAACCTCAAGTTCCTTATAACTCCGTATCTTCCCCATAAGTTCCCCCTTCCTTCCCCAACCGCTAACCCCTCGCCGCTAGCCTCTGCCTCTCCCCTACTTATCCGGGTGATATTTATTGTGCGCGTTCTTCAGGTCGCCTTTGTCTATGTGCGTGTAAATCTGCGTGGTGTTAAGGCTTGAGTGACCCAGCATCTCCTGAACGGAACGCAGATCCGCCCCCGCCTGCACCAGATGGCTCGCGAAGGTATGCCTGAAAAGGTGCGGATGGGATTTAATACTTACCTCCGCCTCTTTACCGAGGTTTAAAATATCCTTCCATATCTGCACGCGGCTCAGATGACGGCCGCTTTTGTTAAGAAAAAGCTCCGCGTCGGAGCCCTTTGCGCCGAACTTGAGTTCCCGGGCCTCAAGATAATTTTTAAGAGTTCCAAGCGCGGCCTGGTTTACGGGCACTATGCGCTCTTTTGACCCCTTGCCGAACACCCTCAGCCACCCGCTTTGGAAGTTAACGGACTCAAGCCTTAGCGTAAGCAGTTCCGTTATCCGTATGCCGGTGGAGTAAAGCAGATCCACGGCGGCCGCCGTGCGCAGGCGCGCGAAGTTGTTTCCGGCGGGCCTGGACAGCAGTTTCTCCATGTCGCGGCGGTCCAAAAACCTGGGCACCTTTTGCGCCAGCCTGGGCGCGCGGAAGTTTTTAGTAGGGTCTTTTTTCGCCTTGCCCTCAAGCAGCAGGAACCTGTAAAAAGCGCGCAGAGCCTCCGTTTTGCGGAATATGGAAGAGGCCTTAAGCCCCTTTCCGCTTTTAAGGGACCAAAAATATTCCTCTATGAAAGGCGCCTCGGCCGCCGCCGGGTCGGTTTTGCGTTTTTCGCAGTGGAGCAGAAAAGCGTCCAGATCGCCCGCGTAAGCCAGGCAGGTGTTCTTTGAAAGCCCCCGCTCCACCGAGAGGTGTCTGTAGAATATTTTAGCCAGTTCGAGCATTTTAGGACAGGAATCAGTAACCAGTGACCGGTATCCAGTAACCAGTATAAAAGTTGAGTATAAAATTCACCGATTAATTAAATTATACTGGTTACCGATAACTGATTACCGGTTACCATTGTTTTTACTTTTTTACCTTCTCTTTTTTCTCCGCTGGTTTTTCCTCCGGTTTCTCCGCGGGCGGCTCATCCGCGGGTTTAGCGCCGGGCAGAAGGAACTTGCCCCTCAGTTCAGCCTCTAATTCGGCGGCTTTATCCTTGTGTTCTTTAAAGTACAGCTTGGCGTTTTCGCGGCCCTGACCTATGCGCTCGGTCTTGTAAATGAACCAGGTCCCGCTTTTTTCAAGCAGGCCGGTCTCAACGCCCATGTCGATAAGGCAGCCCTCGGTGGAAATGCCGAAGCCGTTCACCATTTCGAATTCGGCATTGCGGTAAGGGGGAGCCACTTTGTTCTTTACCACCTTCACGCGTATGCGCGCGCCGGTTACCACATCTCCCTGCTTTATGGTTTCTATCTTTCTTATGTCCATGCGTATGGATGCGTAGAACTTCAGCGCAAGCCCCCCCGGAGTGGTTTCAGGGCTGCCGAACATAACGCCTATCTTATGGCGGAGCTGGTTTATGAAAATAACCGAGGTTTTGGTGGAGGACACTATGGAAGTGAGTTTTCTTAGCGCCTGGCTCATCAGGCGGGCCTGCAAACCCACGTGGGCGTCGCCCATTTCACCCTCTATTTCAGCCTTGGGAACCAAAGCGGCCACCGAATCTATAACGATAATGTCAATAGCGCCCGAGCGCACCAGCTTTTCGGTTATCTCAAGCGCCTGCTCGCCCGAATCGGGCTGCGAGATGAGCAGGTTATCAATGTCCACGCCTATTTTTTTGGCGTAAAGCGGGTCAAGCGCGTGCTCGGCGTCTATAAAAGCGGCGAGCCCCCCCTTTTTCTGCGCCTCGGCTATAACATGCAGCATCAGCGTGGTCTTGCCCGAAGATTCCGGGCCGTAAATTTCCATCACGCGGCCGCGCGGCAGGCCGCCCACTCCAAGGGCCAGGTCAAGCGACAAAGCGCCAGTGGGAATGGTTTCTATCTTCATCCTTGAGGCCCTGTCACCCAGTTTCATAATGGCCTCTTTGCCGAAACTTTTCTCTATCTGCGCCAGCGCCACATCAAGCGCCCTTGTTTTATCTTCTTTTGACATAAAACCTCCGATTTTTTATTTGACACTCGCTGGTGCCATGGTTATAGCTTAGCACACGAACGCGACAACGGTCTGTCGCGTTGCTTTTGCCTTTTTTTCCATAAAATCGACAAATCGCAATACTCGTGTAGGTGCCGTATCAGGGCCTATGGCTCTCAGACGGCCAATGTTATGTTAACCTAGATATTATAAGAAAAATCAGCCCCGGTCGGCGAGATTAAGATTAAACCACTATAGTTTCAGTATTCTGTCAGGAAAACTTGCATGCAGTCTTTTTGTCGGTCTTATATTTCACCGCCCGATTGGAAACCGGCTTTCTTTCATGGCTTTTACTATTTTACAGTCCGGGGCAAGCGTTCCCTTTTGCCGCGGGTCCAATACAATTTTTTTATTTTATCACCGTGAACCGGACCTGGCCGGACTTGACCGGCCGGCCTTCGCGCGTAAGCGTGAAATAAGCCGTGTGCCTGCCGGGTTCCAGCGCCCAGGCCACGCTGGGTCCCCGCTCCGGTAATTCGCGCGAGTCCACCCGCCACACTATTTCCCCCTCAAAGACGGAAGACTTTAAAAAAAGCGCCTGAGCCGCGCGCGGCGTCTGCGGGTCAAACCGGAAAATATCGCCGTCCTTCGGGAACTTTACCGACGGTCTTCCCGGCGGCGGGCCGGGCGCTGCCTGAGCCTGCGGCGGGCCGTGCTCGCGGCACTGCGCCGACGGCATATTGCCGGCGGTAAACGCCTCCTCCATTGTGGCGGGGCAGAAAGCCGAAGGCAGCAGCCCCGACACCGGGCAAACCCGCGCCGTTTTCACGCCCAAAGGCCTTTTGAAAGGCGTTGAGGGGTATAGTTTGTGCATTTCAAGCGCCACTTCTTTAAGCACGGGGGCCGCGCCCGTAATACCCGAAACCTTGCGCATGGGACTGCCGTCAAAATTGCCCACCCAAACCCCCACGGTCCACTCCGGCGT
Encoded proteins:
- the recA gene encoding recombinase RecA, which encodes MSKEDKTRALDVALAQIEKSFGKEAIMKLGDRASRMKIETIPTGALSLDLALGVGGLPRGRVMEIYGPESSGKTTLMLHVIAEAQKKGGLAAFIDAEHALDPLYAKKIGVDIDNLLISQPDSGEQALEITEKLVRSGAIDIIVIDSVAALVPKAEIEGEMGDAHVGLQARLMSQALRKLTSIVSSTKTSVIFINQLRHKIGVMFGSPETTPGGLALKFYASIRMDIRKIETIKQGDVVTGARIRVKVVKNKVAPPYRNAEFEMVNGFGISTEGCLIDMGVETGLLEKSGTWFIYKTERIGQGRENAKLYFKEHKDKAAELEAELRGKFLLPGAKPADEPPAEKPEEKPAEKKEKVKK
- a CDS encoding four helix bundle protein yields the protein MGKIRSYKELEVWKKGIVLTRDVYALSGVFPQEERFGLVNQMRRAAASVPANIAEGWTRSGTKEFLHFLNIASGSLAELDTFMEIAGNLGYTEKSDRGEAVKSTITEIQKMTCAMMRSLTARLSVADYARGPRQARVTTLSSDVKL
- a CDS encoding tyrosine recombinase, producing MLELAKIFYRHLSVERGLSKNTCLAYAGDLDAFLLHCEKRKTDPAAAEAPFIEEYFWSLKSGKGLKASSIFRKTEALRAFYRFLLLEGKAKKDPTKNFRAPRLAQKVPRFLDRRDMEKLLSRPAGNNFARLRTAAAVDLLYSTGIRITELLTLRLESVNFQSGWLRVFGKGSKERIVPVNQAALGTLKNYLEARELKFGAKGSDAELFLNKSGRHLSRVQIWKDILNLGKEAEVSIKSHPHLFRHTFASHLVQAGADLRSVQEMLGHSSLNTTQIYTHIDKGDLKNAHNKYHPDK